In Streptantibioticus cattleyicolor NRRL 8057 = DSM 46488, a genomic segment contains:
- a CDS encoding DF family (seleno)protein: MDIELLVVNDCPSQETAAALLRHVLDEAGLPGTPIRTVTVTSQRQAEGLGFTGSPTIRIDGRDPFAEPGRPAGLSCRLYPTASGLAGLPEPGPLRQALERAARTPHT, from the coding sequence GTGGACATCGAGTTGCTGGTCGTCAACGACTGCCCCAGCCAGGAAACGGCCGCGGCGCTGCTGCGCCACGTCCTGGACGAGGCCGGGCTGCCCGGCACGCCCATCCGGACGGTGACGGTCACCAGCCAGCGGCAGGCCGAGGGCCTCGGCTTCACCGGCTCGCCCACCATCCGCATCGACGGCCGCGACCCGTTCGCCGAACCCGGCCGCCCCGCCGGACTGTCCTGCCGCCTCTACCCCACCGCCTCCGGGCTGGCCGGCCTGCCCGAACCCGGCCCGCTCCGCCAGGCCCTTGAGCGCGCCGCCCGCACCCCGCACACCTGA
- a CDS encoding cytochrome c biogenesis CcdA family protein: MQGLLFGTTLLASFLGGIVALLAPCCVSVMLPAYLATGFRKRRGILAATLVFAAGVATVIVPIGLGATAITALVSGHHFAVFSLGGLAMAAGGIAVLAGWQPKLPMPAGRTPGGAAGIGPIYGLGVFSGAASSCCAPVLAGVAVLSGATASFPAALAVSATYVAGMVAPLAVIALLWDRRDWGASRLLHGRQVTLALGPLHRRIPVGMLASGLLLIGMGSLTVVIAFTGPDMGTGGWRLRLAADLQHWASVTTGWLSWLPGWAFALILTAAVAYLVRQAVRHHTRPDPLPAPESLGAAAVPESASCCEAPAPTLQTTGTTTDD, from the coding sequence ATGCAAGGGCTCTTGTTCGGAACGACGCTGCTCGCGTCGTTCCTCGGCGGCATCGTCGCGCTGCTCGCACCGTGCTGCGTCTCGGTGATGCTGCCCGCCTACCTGGCCACCGGCTTCCGCAAGCGACGCGGCATCCTCGCCGCCACCCTGGTCTTCGCCGCCGGGGTCGCAACCGTCATCGTGCCGATCGGTCTGGGCGCCACCGCAATCACTGCCCTGGTCTCCGGCCACCACTTCGCGGTCTTCTCCCTCGGCGGGCTGGCCATGGCCGCAGGCGGCATCGCCGTGCTGGCCGGCTGGCAGCCCAAGCTGCCGATGCCCGCGGGCCGCACCCCCGGCGGAGCCGCAGGCATCGGCCCCATATACGGCCTCGGCGTCTTCTCCGGCGCCGCCAGCTCCTGCTGCGCACCGGTGCTGGCTGGGGTCGCCGTACTGTCAGGCGCCACCGCCTCCTTCCCCGCCGCGCTCGCGGTGTCGGCAACCTACGTGGCCGGGATGGTAGCCCCGCTGGCGGTGATCGCCCTGCTGTGGGACCGCCGCGACTGGGGCGCCTCCCGCCTGCTGCACGGCCGCCAGGTCACCCTCGCCCTCGGACCGCTGCACCGCCGGATACCGGTGGGGATGCTCGCATCCGGGCTGCTGCTGATCGGCATGGGGTCGCTCACCGTCGTGATCGCCTTCACCGGCCCGGACATGGGCACCGGCGGCTGGCGGTTGCGGCTCGCCGCCGATCTGCAGCACTGGGCCAGCGTGACGACCGGCTGGCTGTCCTGGCTGCCCGGCTGGGCCTTCGCTCTGATCCTGACAGCCGCCGTTGCGTACCTGGTGCGCCAGGCCGTGCGCCATCACACCCGGCCGGATCCCCTCCCGGCCCCAGAAAGCCTCGGCGCCGCTGCGGTGCCGGAGTCCGCCTCCTGCTGCGAGGCACCCGCCCCGACCCTCCAGACCACCGGGACCACGACCGATGACTAA
- a CDS encoding peroxiredoxin family protein, which yields MTKTRPAAKATATSSRAAKNAAAQGEAQGTERRRRTLRWTAAIAAAAAVTGGLYAVFSSSSSSAGSGKATYQAGTPGIGATAPGFALAASTGKKISLAGYHGKTVLLYFQEGLTCQPCWDQMTDLEKDAAKVKAAGVDQILSVTSDPADLITRKTKDMKLSTPVLSDPDLAVSKQYDANSYGMMGTSRDGHTFVLVGPDGKIKWRADYGGAPKYTMYVAPDKLLADLKAGEAK from the coding sequence ATGACTAAGACCCGCCCGGCCGCCAAGGCCACCGCGACCTCCTCCCGCGCGGCCAAGAACGCCGCCGCCCAGGGCGAGGCCCAGGGCACCGAACGGCGCCGCCGCACCCTGCGGTGGACCGCCGCCATCGCCGCGGCCGCCGCGGTCACCGGCGGGCTCTACGCCGTCTTCAGCAGCTCCTCCTCGTCCGCCGGTTCGGGGAAGGCCACTTACCAGGCCGGCACTCCCGGCATCGGCGCCACCGCCCCCGGCTTCGCCCTGGCCGCCAGCACCGGCAAGAAGATCAGCCTGGCCGGCTACCACGGCAAGACCGTGCTGCTGTACTTCCAGGAGGGCCTGACCTGCCAGCCCTGCTGGGACCAGATGACCGACCTGGAAAAGGACGCCGCCAAGGTCAAGGCAGCCGGCGTCGACCAGATCCTCTCCGTCACCTCCGACCCCGCCGACCTGATCACCCGCAAGACCAAGGACATGAAGCTGTCCACCCCCGTGCTGTCCGACCCGGACCTGGCCGTCTCCAAGCAGTACGACGCCAACTCCTACGGGATGATGGGCACCTCCCGCGACGGCCACACCTTCGTCCTCGTCGGCCCCGACGGGAAGATCAAGTGGCGGGCCGACTACGGCGGCGCGCCGAAGTACACGATGTACGTCGCCCCCGACAAGCTGCTGGCCGACCTCAAGGCAGGGGAGGCGAAGTAG
- a CDS encoding glutaredoxin family protein, whose translation MPDAPVTTTPAVVQVTLLTQADCAMCDHAKTVLARVGADHPLHITEIGLATDEGRRLALEAGVLFAPGVLLDGKPFAYGRLSERKLRRTLTTP comes from the coding sequence ATGCCCGACGCGCCCGTCACCACCACCCCCGCCGTCGTGCAGGTCACCCTGCTCACCCAGGCCGACTGCGCCATGTGCGACCACGCCAAAACTGTCCTCGCCCGGGTCGGCGCCGACCACCCCCTGCACATCACCGAGATCGGCCTCGCCACCGACGAAGGCCGCCGGCTCGCCCTCGAAGCCGGGGTGCTGTTCGCCCCCGGCGTCCTCCTTGACGGCAAGCCGTTCGCGTACGGCCGCCTGTCCGAGCGCAAACTCCGCCGCACCCTCACCACCCCATAG
- a CDS encoding DUF5655 domain-containing protein, with translation MAELMMFRRDAEGRDVELPGSTVALEVELQRRVEASLEAMLGIRFLASEYPTGPWHRGRIDTLGLDENGSPVVIEYKKGSDSGVLSQAVSYLSWLDSARHEVEALVRKVLGAEAAETIDWRRPRMVCIAASFSHHDRVAVQRLPERIDLVRYRVFEGDLLSLLLVDSSPGSATAASFRRTRERDTATTSVPAAPAASALAGPGLVPECLRDLYAELDDALTAWGEVEVAPLRHYIAYRRLVNVASVIFRPKHEAILVYLRLDPGTVALEEGFTRDMRGIGHLGTGDLEVRLASAADLERAAPLIRRAFEAA, from the coding sequence GTGGCCGAGCTGATGATGTTCCGGCGAGACGCGGAGGGGCGGGACGTCGAGCTGCCCGGTTCGACGGTGGCGCTGGAGGTGGAACTGCAGCGGCGGGTCGAGGCCAGCCTGGAGGCGATGCTCGGCATCCGGTTCCTGGCGTCGGAGTACCCGACCGGTCCGTGGCACCGGGGCCGGATCGACACCCTCGGGCTGGACGAGAACGGCAGCCCGGTGGTGATCGAGTACAAGAAGGGCTCCGACAGCGGGGTGCTGTCGCAGGCCGTCTCCTACCTCTCCTGGCTGGACTCCGCGCGGCACGAGGTCGAGGCGCTCGTCCGGAAGGTGCTCGGCGCGGAGGCCGCCGAGACCATCGACTGGCGTCGCCCGCGGATGGTCTGCATCGCGGCCAGCTTCTCCCACCACGACCGCGTAGCCGTGCAGCGGCTGCCCGAGCGGATCGACCTGGTGCGCTACCGCGTCTTCGAGGGTGACCTGCTGAGCCTGCTGCTCGTGGACTCCTCGCCCGGTTCGGCGACCGCTGCTTCATTTCGGCGAACCAGGGAGCGGGACACGGCGACCACCAGCGTGCCGGCGGCCCCGGCGGCTTCCGCGCTGGCGGGCCCTGGTCTCGTCCCGGAGTGCCTGCGCGACCTGTACGCGGAGTTGGACGACGCGCTCACGGCGTGGGGCGAGGTCGAGGTGGCCCCTCTCCGGCACTACATCGCCTACAGGCGGCTGGTGAACGTCGCCTCCGTGATCTTCCGTCCGAAGCACGAGGCGATCCTCGTCTACCTCAGACTCGACCCGGGCACCGTCGCACTGGAGGAGGGCTTCACCCGGGACATGCGCGGCATCGGACACCTCGGAACCGGTGACCTGGAGGTACGCCTCGCGTCGGCGGCCGACCTGGAGAGGGCAGCACCGCTGATCCGGCGGGCGTTCGAAGCGGCCTGA
- a CDS encoding DNA-methyltransferase — protein sequence MSYTLHRGDALTVLKSLPDESVNAVITDPPYNSGGRTSADRTGRTARAKYVTSNSAHDLQNFPGENRDQRSYRSWLTALLTEAYRASTEHSVAIVFSDWRQEPTTSDALQMAGWTWSGTIPWIKPASRPRKGGFKQSAEFIIWGVKGSLAKDRDLYLPGHFIASQPRKDRVHITQKPVEIMQQLVQICPEGGVVLDPFTGSGSTGIAALREGRRFVGVELSSHYADVAEQRLRAELTKDDFVLAGPEE from the coding sequence ATGAGCTACACCCTGCACCGAGGCGACGCCCTTACCGTGCTGAAGTCCCTCCCGGACGAGAGCGTCAACGCCGTCATCACCGACCCGCCGTACAACTCCGGCGGACGTACCAGCGCGGACCGCACCGGTCGCACCGCGCGAGCCAAGTACGTCACCAGCAACAGCGCGCACGACCTGCAGAACTTCCCCGGGGAGAACCGAGATCAGCGCAGCTACCGCAGCTGGCTGACCGCCCTGCTCACTGAGGCGTACCGGGCCTCCACCGAGCACTCGGTCGCCATCGTCTTTTCGGACTGGCGTCAGGAGCCGACCACGTCCGATGCCCTGCAGATGGCGGGCTGGACCTGGAGCGGCACGATCCCGTGGATCAAGCCCGCCAGCCGGCCTCGCAAGGGCGGGTTCAAGCAGTCGGCGGAGTTCATCATCTGGGGCGTCAAGGGCAGCCTGGCGAAGGACCGGGACCTGTACCTGCCCGGCCACTTCATCGCCTCCCAGCCGCGCAAGGACCGGGTGCACATCACCCAGAAGCCGGTCGAGATCATGCAGCAGCTCGTGCAGATCTGCCCCGAAGGCGGAGTCGTACTGGACCCGTTCACGGGCAGCGGCTCAACGGGGATCGCGGCCCTCCGCGAGGGACGTCGGTTCGTGGGCGTCGAGCTGTCCTCGCACTATGCCGACGTGGCAGAACAGCGACTCCGCGCGGAGCTGACGAAGGACGACTTCGTCCTCGCCGGGCCGGAGGAGTGA
- a CDS encoding C40 family peptidase, with protein sequence MKKTTGAVVGLFATGPLLLAVPILAIGAGTASAACSTDGPQAVDTSAVAAQVKAILNGGGKGTVSVPGLDDPAEQVPNAKTIQATGVAMNIPARGQVIALATALQESGLRNLTYGDRDSLGFFQQRPSQGWGTANEVLDPVHASTKFYEALEKVSGWQSLSVTQAAQAVQASGFPDAYAKWEPLATALQKAIAPLLSKAGGAESSPSPSGSGSTGSPPPSTTGGCTSGGDGTNFGTIPPGAVPTGYKIPATAPPKVQTAIRWALGQLDTPYQWGGSCTDSHGSDPMGRCDCSSLMQQSYKAAGVTLTRTTYTQVKEGKAVSVDALQPGDLVFTEGTAEVPEHVGMFLGQGLIINAPHTGDVVRIATLASWKSRILAARRVV encoded by the coding sequence ATGAAGAAGACCACGGGAGCCGTCGTCGGTCTCTTCGCAACCGGTCCGCTGCTGTTGGCCGTTCCGATCCTCGCCATCGGTGCCGGGACTGCCTCGGCTGCCTGCTCGACCGACGGTCCACAGGCTGTGGATACCTCAGCCGTCGCGGCTCAGGTCAAGGCGATCCTGAACGGCGGCGGCAAGGGGACGGTATCCGTGCCGGGGCTGGACGATCCGGCCGAGCAGGTACCCAACGCCAAGACCATCCAGGCCACCGGCGTCGCGATGAACATCCCGGCCCGCGGGCAGGTCATCGCTCTGGCTACCGCACTGCAGGAGAGCGGTCTGCGGAACCTGACCTACGGCGACCGTGATTCGCTGGGTTTTTTCCAGCAGCGGCCATCGCAGGGCTGGGGCACCGCGAACGAGGTCCTCGACCCGGTGCACGCCTCGACGAAGTTCTACGAGGCGCTGGAGAAGGTCTCGGGCTGGCAGTCCCTGTCCGTCACCCAGGCAGCCCAGGCAGTGCAGGCGTCGGGCTTCCCCGACGCTTATGCGAAGTGGGAGCCCCTGGCCACCGCCTTGCAGAAGGCGATCGCACCGTTGCTGTCGAAGGCCGGCGGCGCGGAGTCGAGCCCTTCGCCGTCCGGCTCGGGGAGCACGGGCAGTCCTCCGCCAAGCACCACAGGAGGCTGCACGAGTGGCGGGGACGGAACCAATTTCGGAACCATCCCGCCTGGGGCGGTGCCGACGGGTTACAAGATCCCGGCAACCGCTCCGCCGAAGGTCCAGACGGCGATCCGCTGGGCGCTCGGCCAGCTCGATACGCCGTATCAGTGGGGCGGGAGCTGCACCGATTCCCACGGGTCCGACCCCATGGGCCGGTGTGACTGCTCCTCGTTGATGCAGCAGTCGTACAAGGCTGCCGGGGTCACCCTGACACGGACGACGTATACGCAGGTCAAGGAGGGCAAGGCCGTATCGGTCGACGCTCTCCAGCCAGGCGACCTTGTCTTCACCGAAGGAACTGCGGAAGTCCCTGAGCACGTAGGCATGTTCCTCGGCCAGGGCTTGATCATCAACGCCCCGCACACCGGTGACGTGGTCCGCATCGCGACCCTGGCGTCCTGGAAATCGCGGATTCTCGCGGCCCGCCGAGTCGTCTGA
- a CDS encoding DUF6112 family protein: MYLADKVVQLAYDPGIKPNEGGLPGLAVLKEVMGSVNLFGIIAVVGALAVSAGVWAWGHHSGGHQAEANGKKGVLVSAGAALLLGAANGVVAFFSTLGSQVH; encoded by the coding sequence ATGTACCTCGCCGACAAGGTCGTCCAGCTCGCCTACGACCCCGGGATCAAGCCAAACGAGGGCGGGCTGCCGGGCCTCGCCGTCCTCAAGGAGGTCATGGGCTCCGTCAACCTCTTCGGCATCATCGCCGTGGTCGGCGCGCTCGCCGTCAGCGCGGGCGTGTGGGCCTGGGGCCACCACTCCGGCGGCCACCAGGCCGAGGCGAACGGCAAGAAGGGCGTGCTGGTCAGCGCTGGTGCGGCCCTCCTGCTGGGTGCCGCGAACGGCGTGGTGGCGTTCTTCAGCACGCTGGGGAGCCAGGTCCACTGA